One window of the Oncorhynchus clarkii lewisi isolate Uvic-CL-2024 chromosome 19, UVic_Ocla_1.0, whole genome shotgun sequence genome contains the following:
- the LOC139374644 gene encoding equilibrative nucleobase transporter 1-like isoform X1, protein MLGCGGGAKLRHSLTVASGFVENLCFSGIAYGWASLVFILKNDGYFSDLCDITANATDPGDIITLSGERPGDNIIQSDCSGQDEQFSLVFTVASFSMNFLRFPLGFLFDHFGTMATRLLATCLYTTGTLLITVSSPEQSALLFPAISCLITSGMLFYTTNAQVGNLFDSHRSTVISVYAGAFDSSAAVFLIIKFLYERGVSFHSSFLVLSVCSVIHVFRTFFLMPKTHIPYPLPDRYAYGVSCGGRRWERGGERGEKDGGGGERKGDVNAKYQKTAVLQKAESAPLQLQDKAGPSRPDQPERVTSFRSCVLSWFFLWHLVWVAVMQFCHFLFIATVNPMLNRLANRDQTLVSQYTNAFAFTQLCGVLCGPWNGLIMDRHKGKPLAPGETKQEADLRSSSLSLFLTSLQCLLFYVCFSSPLLPLQYLTFILQVLNSAFIYGGHQAFLTIAFPGCHFGKLSGLITSLSAVVLLLQFPVLHLIREFLHGDPIYVNVGLTLLTLLTFIHPLHVHLHCRSLASQRRARTEQEVTNSGSKVTCNRLVGM, encoded by the exons ATGCTGGGATGTGGGGGCGGGGCCAAGCTGCGCCACAGTTTGACGGTGGCCTCGGGATTCGTTGAAAACCTGTGTTTCTCGGGGATAGCGTACGGCTGGGCGTCGCTGGTGTTCATCCTTAAGAACGACGGCTACTTCAGTGACCTCTGTGACATCACTGCCAACGCCACCGACCCCGGTGACATTATCACATTGTCAGGGGAGCGGCCCGGTGATAACATCATACAGTCAG actgtagtGGCCAAGATGAACAGTTCTCTCTGGTCTTCACCGTCGCCTCCTTCTCCATGAACTTCCTGCGTTTCCCTCTGGGCTTCCTGTTCGACCACTTCGGCACCATGGCGACCAGGCTCCTGGCCAC ATGTCTGTACACCACGGGGACCTTGTTGATAACTGTCTCCAGTCCAG agcagtcaGCGTTGCTGTTTCCTGCCATCTCGTGCCTGATCACATCTGGAATGTTGTTCTACACCACCAATGCTCAG GTGGGGAACCTGTTCGACAGCCACCGTTCCACGGTCATATCGGTCTACGCCGGGGCCTTCGACTCCTCCGCCGCTGTCTTCCTCATCATCAAG tttTTGTATGAAAGAGGGGTCTCTTTCCACTCCTCCTTCCTCGTTCTCTCCGTCTGCAGCGTCATCCACGTCTTCCGGACGTTCTTCCTCATGCCCAAGACCCACATCCCCTACCCACTCCCCGACAGATACGCTTACGG GGTGAGCTGCGGGGGCCGGcgttgggagagagggggagagagaggagaaaaggacggaggaggaggagagagaaaaggagatgtGAATGCCAAATATCAGAAGACTGCTGTGTTACAGAAGGCTGAGAGTGCCCCGCTGCAGTTGCAGGACAAAGCAGGACCTTCCAGACCCGATCAGCCTGAGAGAG ttaccaGTTTTAGGAGTTGTGTCCTGTCCTGGTTCTTCCTGTGGCACCTGGTCTGGGTGGCTGTCATGCAGTTCTGTCACTTCCTGTTCATCGCCACGGTGAACCCCATGCTCAACCGGCTGGCCAACAGAGACCAGACCCTGG tGAGTCAGTACACCAATGCCTTTGCCTTCACCCAGCTCTGTGGGGTCCTCTGTGGTCCCTGGAATGGCCTCATCATGGACAGACACAAGGGGAAGCCACTGGCTCCAG GAGAGACGAAGCAAGAAGCCGACCTgcgctcctcttctctctccctcttcctcacctccctccAGTGCCTCCTCTTCTATGTctgcttctcctctcctctccttcctctccagtaCCTCACCTTCATCCTACAAGTCCTCAACAGTGCCTTCATCTATGGTGGACACCAAGCCTTCCTCACCATCGC GTTTCCCGGCTGCCATTTTGGTAAGTTGTCTGGTCTGATAACATCTCTGTCGGCTGTGGTTCTGCTGCTCCAGTTCCCTGTTCTACACCTCATCAGAGAGTTCCTGCATGGAGACCCTATCTat gtgaaCGTGGGTCtgaccctcctcaccctcctcacctTCATCCACCCCCTCCACGTCCACCTCCACTGCCGCTCTCTAGCCAGTCAGAGGAGGGCTAGGACCGAACAGGAAGTGACAAACTCAGGGTCAAAGGTCACGTGCAACAGGCTGGTGGGGATGTGA
- the LOC139374644 gene encoding equilibrative nucleobase transporter 1-like isoform X2, whose translation MNFLRFPLGFLFDHFGTMATRLLATCLYTTGTLLITVSSPEQSALLFPAISCLITSGMLFYTTNAQVGNLFDSHRSTVISVYAGAFDSSAAVFLIIKFLYERGVSFHSSFLVLSVCSVIHVFRTFFLMPKTHIPYPLPDRYAYGVSCGGRRWERGGERGEKDGGGGERKGDVNAKYQKTAVLQKAESAPLQLQDKAGPSRPDQPERVTSFRSCVLSWFFLWHLVWVAVMQFCHFLFIATVNPMLNRLANRDQTLVSQYTNAFAFTQLCGVLCGPWNGLIMDRHKGKPLAPGETKQEADLRSSSLSLFLTSLQCLLFYVCFSSPLLPLQYLTFILQVLNSAFIYGGHQAFLTIAFPGCHFGKLSGLITSLSAVVLLLQFPVLHLIREFLHGDPIYVNVGLTLLTLLTFIHPLHVHLHCRSLASQRRARTEQEVTNSGSKVTCNRLVGM comes from the exons ATGAACTTCCTGCGTTTCCCTCTGGGCTTCCTGTTCGACCACTTCGGCACCATGGCGACCAGGCTCCTGGCCAC ATGTCTGTACACCACGGGGACCTTGTTGATAACTGTCTCCAGTCCAG agcagtcaGCGTTGCTGTTTCCTGCCATCTCGTGCCTGATCACATCTGGAATGTTGTTCTACACCACCAATGCTCAG GTGGGGAACCTGTTCGACAGCCACCGTTCCACGGTCATATCGGTCTACGCCGGGGCCTTCGACTCCTCCGCCGCTGTCTTCCTCATCATCAAG tttTTGTATGAAAGAGGGGTCTCTTTCCACTCCTCCTTCCTCGTTCTCTCCGTCTGCAGCGTCATCCACGTCTTCCGGACGTTCTTCCTCATGCCCAAGACCCACATCCCCTACCCACTCCCCGACAGATACGCTTACGG GGTGAGCTGCGGGGGCCGGcgttgggagagagggggagagagaggagaaaaggacggaggaggaggagagagaaaaggagatgtGAATGCCAAATATCAGAAGACTGCTGTGTTACAGAAGGCTGAGAGTGCCCCGCTGCAGTTGCAGGACAAAGCAGGACCTTCCAGACCCGATCAGCCTGAGAGAG ttaccaGTTTTAGGAGTTGTGTCCTGTCCTGGTTCTTCCTGTGGCACCTGGTCTGGGTGGCTGTCATGCAGTTCTGTCACTTCCTGTTCATCGCCACGGTGAACCCCATGCTCAACCGGCTGGCCAACAGAGACCAGACCCTGG tGAGTCAGTACACCAATGCCTTTGCCTTCACCCAGCTCTGTGGGGTCCTCTGTGGTCCCTGGAATGGCCTCATCATGGACAGACACAAGGGGAAGCCACTGGCTCCAG GAGAGACGAAGCAAGAAGCCGACCTgcgctcctcttctctctccctcttcctcacctccctccAGTGCCTCCTCTTCTATGTctgcttctcctctcctctccttcctctccagtaCCTCACCTTCATCCTACAAGTCCTCAACAGTGCCTTCATCTATGGTGGACACCAAGCCTTCCTCACCATCGC GTTTCCCGGCTGCCATTTTGGTAAGTTGTCTGGTCTGATAACATCTCTGTCGGCTGTGGTTCTGCTGCTCCAGTTCCCTGTTCTACACCTCATCAGAGAGTTCCTGCATGGAGACCCTATCTat gtgaaCGTGGGTCtgaccctcctcaccctcctcacctTCATCCACCCCCTCCACGTCCACCTCCACTGCCGCTCTCTAGCCAGTCAGAGGAGGGCTAGGACCGAACAGGAAGTGACAAACTCAGGGTCAAAGGTCACGTGCAACAGGCTGGTGGGGATGTGA
- the LOC139374648 gene encoding uncharacterized protein has translation MSETVMFQTQLSSIMEALSTAAMAEITKLVDEYSAFLRGELSRKKHDNEILMKKLKVVENRHRKRTSTIEHGGDGVGAVLRERLWNGGSLPPQTNREHKPDPVFTQQGCSSEWSNGPAARAGLMTDETTVTDKTAEPVTIKQERLEEDGPGECGAPNELRMNAPERSTTPLVTRQPHPTDQSSFEEDWGFQSTPPGGRDELIDSMEHNIEVEHRTMGHHIEQEHRTMGHHIELEHRTLDHDLSSSSHCLDQEQPVVVEICLKREPESPCPHLNPLPGGEPGLGVDQGDLGQTYPEYAALNLGYGGYTDTSGLFFTYSSENQLQQHTSSSTTTTDDYASFPGKHSVTVMPGHHGDQRGNGGTVRIRAPLSKEKEGRFVCKHCGKGFPYISCLKRHALNHTRERTHHCSMCGRSFIRPSHLRRHELLHTGVRPFACALCGRHFSHGAHLRAHMKTHT, from the exons ATGTCGGAGACCGTAATGTTTCAGACGCAGTTGTCGTCCATCATGGAAGCTCTATCCACCGCCGCCATGGCGGAGATAACCAAACTGGTGGACGAGTACTCCGCGTTTTTACGTGGGGAACTGTCACGTAAAAAACACGATAACGAAATCCTGATGAAAAAGCTGAAAGTAGTTGAAAACCGGCACCGGAAAAGGACATCTACGATTGAACACGGCGGGGACGGAGTTGGCGCTGTGCTGCGCGAGAGACTTTGGAACGGGGGTTCCCTACCGCCCC AAACCAACAGAGAACACAAGCCCGACCCAGTCTTTACGCAGCAGGGTTGCAGCAGCGAGTGGAGTAATGGACCCGCGGCGCGGGCGGGACTAATGACGGACGAG ACCACTGTAACAGACAAGACGGCTGAACCAGTTACCATCAAACaagagagactggaggaggacGGCCCAGGGGAATGTGGTGCTCCAAATGAACTGAGGATGAATG CTCCTGAGCGTTCCACCACTCCACTGGTCACCCGGCAACCGCATCCCACTGATCAGAGCAGTTTTGAGGAGGACTGGGGGTTCCAGAGTACACCACCAGGGGGTAGAGATGAGCTCATTGACTCTATGGAACACAACATAGAAGTGGAACATAGAACTATGGGACACCACATAGAACAGGAACATAGAACTATGGGACACCACATAGAACTGGAACATAGAACTCTGGACCATGACCTCAGTAGCAGCTCTCACTGCCTTGACCAGGAACAGCCTGTAGTAGTTGAGATCTGcctcaagagggagccagagagccCATGTCCACACCTCAACCCACTACCGGGAGGAGAACCAGGCCTGGGGGTCGACCAGGGGGATCTGGGCCAAACGTACCCCGAGTATGCAGCACTGAACCTGGGGTACGGTGGCTACACAGACACCTCTGGTCTATTTTTCACCTACTCGTCAGAAAACCAACTACAACAACACACTTCCTCCTCGACAACGACCACAGACGATTACGCATCGTTCCCGGGGAAACACTCCGTCACCGTCATGCCCGGTCACCATGGAGACCAAAGAGGAAATGGTGGGACTGTCAGAATTCGAGCTCCCCTCAGtaaagagaaggaggggaggttCGTATGCAAACATTGTGGGAAGGGTTTCCCCTACATCAGCTGCCTTAAGCGGCACGCCCTCAACCACACGAGAGAGAGGACGCATCACTGTTCCATGTGTGGGCGGAGCTTCATCAGACCCAGTCACCTGAGGAGGCATGAACTGCTGCACACGGGGGTCCGACCCTTCGCCTGCGCACTATGTGGACGCCACTTCTCGCATGGCGCACACCTCCGAGCTCACATGAAGACACACACGTGA
- the LOC139374650 gene encoding equilibrative nucleobase transporter 1-like, translated as MLGCGGGGVGLRYRLTLATGLVECLCFAGVVFGWASLVFVLKTDGYFTDLCVNLTTGPNSTVETDCSGQDEQFSLVFTVTSFMNNFLTLPNGFIFDRFGTMATRLLGICLYTTGTLMVAFSSSGEHRLYSRTVVIQTEQLLVFVYLINEQRQSIKCISKALFTSADDTKGL; from the exons ATGCTGGGATGCGGTGGGGGTGGAGTGGGGTTGCGGTACAGGCTGACCCTGGCCACAGGGCTGGTGGAGTGTCTGTGTTTTGCCGGCGTGGTCTTCGGCTGGGCATCGCTGGTCTTCGTCCTGAAGACAGACGGATACTTCACTGACCTGTGTGTCAATCTGACTACTGGACCCAACAGTACAGTGGAAACAG actgtagtGGACAGGATGAACAGTTCTCCCTGGTCTTCACCGTCACCTCCTTTATGAACAACTTCCTCACGCTTCCCAACGGATTCATCTTCGACCGCTTCGGCACCATGGCAACGAGGCTTCTGGGAAT ATGTCTCTACACCACTGGTACACTGATGGTTGCCTTCTCCAGTTCAGGTGAACATAGACTGTACAGTAGAACGGTGGTTATTCAAACAGAACAGCTCTTGGTGTTTGTGTATTTGATAAATGAACAAagacaatcaatcaaatgtatttctaaagctctatttacatcagcagatgaCACAAAGGGCTTGTaa
- the LOC139374651 gene encoding mitochondrial import inner membrane translocase subunit Tim10 has product MDPEKAQQLAAELEVEMMADMYNRMTNACHRKCVPPHYKEAELSKGEAVCLDRCVAKYLDLHERLGRKLTELSVQDEEMMRKNAIGQ; this is encoded by the exons ATGGACCCAGAGAAAGCACAGCAACTGGCGGCGGAACTAGAAGTGGAAATGATGGCTGATATGTACAATCG GATGACCAACGCGTGCCACAGGAAGTGCGTGCCCCCCCACTACAAAGAGGCAGAGCTGTCTAAAGGGGAGGCGGTCTGTCTGGACCGCTGTGTGGCCAAGTACCTGGATCTACACGAGAGGCTGGGCCGCAAGCTCACCGAGCTCTCCGTTCAGGACGAGGAGATGATGAGGAAGAACGCTATTggacaataa